A genomic window from Atribacterota bacterium includes:
- the buk gene encoding butyrate kinase → MEKFYHILVINPGSTSTKLSLFKNEKMLFTESIAHSSDLLKSINCIIEQYEFREKVIYEFLEKKEINLNDIDATVGRGGLLRPLPSGTYRINKKMINHLRKGLFGEHASNLGAILAYQITKNKTIPAYIVDPVVVDEMGDIARISGIPLLPRKSIFHALNQKAVARKAASDLGKNYQDVNFIVVHMGGGISVGIHQKGRVVDVNNALNGEGPFSPERSGSVPVGDLAKLCFSGKYSQDKIMAMIKGEGGLVAYLNTNDVEQVIKKIKAGEKKAKLILEAMAYQISKQIGEGATALKGNVDAIILTGGISHSNYVVEMIKDRVSFIALVMVYPGEEEMLSLCQGALRVLKGEEEEKIY, encoded by the coding sequence TTGGAAAAATTTTATCATATCCTAGTAATTAATCCTGGTTCAACATCAACAAAATTATCGCTGTTCAAGAATGAGAAGATGTTATTTACAGAATCAATAGCCCATTCCAGTGACTTATTAAAAAGCATTAACTGCATTATTGAGCAATATGAATTTAGAGAAAAGGTGATTTATGAATTTTTAGAAAAGAAAGAAATCAATCTTAATGATATTGATGCCACAGTTGGTAGAGGTGGCTTATTGAGACCTCTACCCAGTGGTACTTATAGGATTAACAAAAAAATGATAAATCACCTGCGCAAAGGCCTATTTGGAGAACATGCTTCTAATCTCGGTGCTATTTTAGCTTATCAAATCACTAAGAATAAAACTATTCCTGCTTATATAGTTGATCCGGTAGTAGTTGATGAAATGGGAGACATTGCCCGCATATCTGGTATACCACTGTTGCCTAGAAAGAGCATTTTTCATGCTTTAAATCAAAAGGCAGTTGCCCGTAAGGCAGCTTCTGATTTAGGAAAAAATTATCAGGATGTTAATTTCATTGTTGTACATATGGGTGGTGGAATATCAGTAGGGATACATCAAAAAGGTAGGGTGGTTGATGTTAATAATGCATTGAATGGGGAAGGCCCTTTTTCTCCAGAAAGAAGTGGATCAGTACCAGTGGGTGATTTAGCAAAATTATGTTTTTCAGGAAAATATTCTCAGGATAAAATTATGGCTATGATAAAAGGGGAAGGGGGATTAGTTGCCTATTTAAATACCAATGATGTAGAACAGGTAATTAAAAAGATAAAGGCAGGAGAAAAGAAGGCAAAACTTATTCTGGAGGCTATGGCATATCAAATTTCTAAACAGATTGGAGAAGGAGCAACTGCACTGAAAGGAAATGTTGATGCCATTATTTTAACAGGAGGTATTTCTCATTCTAACTATGTAGTTGAAATGATAAAGGATCGAGTAAGTTTTATTGCACTAGTTATGGTTTACCCAGGTGAAGAAGAAATGCTTTCACTCTGTCAAGGAGCATTGAGGGTTTTAAAAGGAGAAGAGGAGGAGAAGATTTATTGA
- a CDS encoding 4Fe-4S binding protein, protein MAKVIIDQERCKGCELCILVCPQKIMVMSKSFNKKSYHPAEQINPEKCTGCAFCAMTCPDVAIEVYK, encoded by the coding sequence ATGGCAAAAGTGATTATTGATCAGGAAAGATGCAAAGGTTGTGAATTATGTATCCTAGTATGTCCCCAAAAGATAATGGTGATGTCAAAATCTTTTAACAAAAAAAGTTATCATCCTGCTGAACAGATAAATCCGGAAAAGTGCACCGGATGTGCATTTTGTGCTATGACCTGTCCAGATGTAGCTATAGAAGTTTATAAATAG
- a CDS encoding 3-methyl-2-oxobutanoate dehydrogenase subunit VorB codes for MAERLLMKGNEAIGEAAIHAGCRYYFGYPITPQSELTAYMARRLLKIEGAAFIQAESEIAAINMVYGASAAGGRVMTSSSSPGISLKQEGISYIACAELPCVIVNIMRGGPGLGSIQPAQGDYFQATKGGGHGDYHLIVLAPSSVQELVDLTIKAFDLSDKYRNPAMILGDGLLGQMMEPVQFKEFNKKSIPAKEDWALGSSKGREARRIVPFNLDPNELEKLVNEIGQKYQDIQKEVEYEVFNIDNPDIIIVAYGIVARIVKTAIQKAKKEGINIGLIRPITLYPFPGAAIEDIASKVEKILVTEMSLGQMVEDVKIAVNGKAKVSFYGRTGGVVISPVEILEEVKRLLK; via the coding sequence ATGGCTGAAAGATTATTAATGAAAGGAAATGAGGCAATTGGCGAAGCTGCTATTCATGCTGGATGCCGTTATTATTTCGGATATCCTATAACTCCTCAGAGTGAGTTAACTGCCTACATGGCAAGAAGATTATTAAAAATTGAAGGAGCTGCTTTTATTCAAGCTGAAAGTGAGATTGCTGCTATTAATATGGTTTATGGAGCTTCAGCTGCCGGTGGCAGAGTAATGACTTCCTCATCCAGTCCTGGAATCAGTTTGAAGCAGGAAGGAATTTCTTATATTGCCTGCGCTGAGCTACCCTGTGTAATAGTCAATATAATGAGAGGAGGACCTGGTTTAGGTTCTATTCAGCCGGCACAGGGAGACTATTTCCAGGCTACCAAAGGAGGTGGACATGGAGATTATCATCTTATTGTTCTTGCTCCTTCATCGGTACAGGAGTTGGTTGACTTAACCATTAAGGCATTTGATCTATCAGATAAATATCGTAATCCTGCTATGATTTTAGGTGACGGATTGTTAGGACAGATGATGGAACCCGTTCAATTTAAGGAGTTTAACAAAAAAAGTATCCCGGCAAAAGAAGATTGGGCTCTTGGCTCCAGTAAGGGACGAGAAGCTAGAAGAATTGTACCCTTCAATTTAGATCCCAATGAGCTGGAGAAATTAGTCAATGAAATTGGACAGAAATATCAGGATATACAAAAGGAAGTGGAATATGAAGTCTTTAATATTGATAATCCTGATATAATTATTGTTGCCTATGGTATTGTAGCAAGAATTGTAAAAACGGCTATTCAAAAAGCAAAAAAAGAAGGTATAAATATTGGATTAATCAGACCCATTACCCTTTATCCATTTCCAGGTGCAGCAATTGAAGATATTGCCAGTAAAGTGGAAAAAATATTAGTCACGGAAATGAGTTTGGGACAGATGGTTGAAGATGTTAAAATAGCAGTTAATGGTAAGGCAAAAGTTAGCTTTTATGGACGAACCGGAGGAGTAGTTATATCTCCAGTAGAAATTTTGGAAGAAGTAAAAAGATTATTAAAATAG
- a CDS encoding thiamine pyrophosphate-dependent enzyme — protein MKKVFAKPKSLTEIPFTYCPGCHHGIIHRLIAEAMNDLDITKETIGIAPVGCSVFAYLFFDCDMIVAAHGRAPATATGIKRVKPDNIVFTYQGDGDLASIGTAEIVHAANRSEKITVIFVNNAIYGMTGGQMAPTTLEGQVTQTSPYGRDPKTMGMPIRICELLSTLNSPAYIARVALTKPAYIVKAKKGIQKAFQYQIDGKGFSLVEVLSTCPTNWGLSPKEANEWLEKNMIPYYPLGEFKCVEEGILNVR, from the coding sequence ATGAAAAAAGTATTTGCAAAACCTAAATCTTTAACGGAAATACCTTTTACCTATTGTCCAGGTTGCCATCATGGAATCATTCACCGTTTAATTGCTGAGGCAATGAATGATTTAGATATAACTAAAGAAACTATTGGCATTGCTCCGGTGGGCTGTTCTGTATTTGCCTATCTCTTTTTTGACTGTGATATGATTGTTGCTGCTCATGGTAGAGCTCCTGCCACGGCCACCGGAATAAAAAGGGTAAAACCAGATAATATTGTTTTTACCTATCAGGGTGATGGAGATCTGGCTTCTATTGGAACTGCTGAAATTGTACATGCTGCTAACAGAAGTGAAAAAATTACCGTTATATTTGTTAATAATGCCATTTATGGCATGACTGGCGGTCAGATGGCACCGACAACACTGGAAGGTCAGGTTACCCAGACCTCACCTTATGGACGAGATCCGAAAACCATGGGGATGCCTATTCGTATTTGTGAATTGCTTTCTACCTTGAATAGCCCTGCTTATATTGCTCGAGTAGCATTAACTAAGCCGGCTTATATTGTTAAAGCTAAAAAAGGTATACAAAAGGCTTTTCAATACCAGATTGATGGTAAGGGATTTTCATTAGTAGAAGTTCTTTCTACCTGTCCTACTAACTGGGGATTAAGTCCAAAAGAAGCTAATGAATGGCTGGAGAAAAACATGATACCATACTATCCCTTAGGTGAGTTTAAATGTGTAGAGGAGGGTATCTTAAATGTTAGATGA
- a CDS encoding 2-oxoacid:acceptor oxidoreductase family protein: protein MLDEIIIAGFGGQGILLMGRLIAYAGMLEGKHVAWMPSYGPEMRGGTANCTVIISSEEVASPVVPNPITLIAMNQPSLDKFEPMVEKGGIIIVNQSLISRNINRDDVQVVKVPANDIANELGNLRVANMVALGSYVAKSKSVKMETVFKSLEKTLGKKLEKIIELNKIALQSGEKIVTG from the coding sequence ATGTTAGATGAAATAATTATTGCCGGATTTGGTGGTCAGGGTATTCTTTTAATGGGAAGATTAATTGCTTATGCTGGTATGTTAGAGGGTAAGCATGTAGCATGGATGCCCTCCTATGGTCCAGAAATGCGTGGAGGTACAGCCAACTGTACTGTTATTATTTCTTCAGAAGAGGTTGCCTCACCAGTTGTTCCCAATCCCATTACCTTAATTGCAATGAATCAACCTTCTTTAGATAAATTTGAACCTATGGTAGAAAAAGGTGGTATAATTATCGTTAATCAATCACTTATTTCCCGAAATATTAATCGAGATGACGTACAGGTAGTAAAGGTCCCCGCAAATGATATAGCTAATGAACTGGGTAATTTAAGAGTTGCCAATATGGTGGCATTGGGTAGTTATGTTGCAAAAAGTAAGAGTGTGAAAATGGAAACAGTTTTTAAGTCTTTAGAAAAAACACTGGGTAAAAAGTTAGAAAAAATCATTGAATTAAATAAAATAGCATTACAAAGTGGAGAAAAAATTGTAACTGGTTAA